In Rana temporaria chromosome 3, aRanTem1.1, whole genome shotgun sequence, a single window of DNA contains:
- the LOC120930982 gene encoding olfactory receptor 11A1-like, with translation MYIFLGNLSFSDILLSTNIAPSMLNATILGVSTVSLRSCIVQYLVYGGSACMECLLLTVMSYDRYLAICNPLHYTTIMDLKLCLYLVLCSWLLGFTATLIPVLIMQTLWFCGPNVIDHFFCDFVPLLELSCSDVTVAKYVVFALSSLATVLPFSFITFTYVCIFLTILRITSVTGRQKTFSTCSSHLAIVCIYYGALFVMYAVPSGQQSVAIEKVVSLMYTVVTPLLNPIIYSLRNQEIKLAIQKYLSVYKTSYRN, from the coding sequence AACATAGCCCCTAGCATGCTCAATGCAACAATATTAGGGGTTAGCACTGTGTCCCTTAGAAGCTGTATTGTGCAGTATTTAGTGTACGGAGGTTCAGCATGCATGGAGTGTCTTCTGCTCACCGTTATGTCCTATGACCGCTACCTGGCCATATGTAATCCCTTGCACTACACCACAATTATGGACCTTAAACTTTGTTTATATCTGGTTTTATGTTCCTGGTTATTGGGATTTACTGCAACACTCATCCCAGTATTGATCATGCAAACCTTGTGGTTCTGTGGTCCCAATGTTATTGACCATTTTTTCTGTGATTTTGTTCCTCTCCTGGAATTATCTTGCTCAGATGTAACTGTAGCAAAGTATGTGGTATTTGCCCTATCCAGTCTAGCAACAGTTCTTCCATTCAGTTTCATCACCTTCACGTATGTCTGCATTTTTTTGACCATCTTGAGGATTACTTCAGTCACCGGAAGACAGAAAACTTTCTCCACTTGTAGTTCCCACCTTGCCATTGTATGTATCTATTATGGTGCACTGTTTGTCATGTATGCGGTGCCCTCAGGACAGCAATCTGTGGCCATAGAAAAGGTAGTTTCGCTGATGTACACTGTAGTCACCCCATTACTGAACCCCATAATCTACAGCTTGAGGAACCAAGAGATCAAGTTGGCCATACAGAAATACCTATCTGTGTATAAGACAAGCTATAGAAATTAA